A single genomic interval of Pyrenophora tritici-repentis strain M4 chromosome Unknown M4_contig_00045, whole genome shotgun sequence harbors:
- a CDS encoding Velvet domain containing protein has translation MPPAPMSSNHTRNLIGMNAVNACRLNDLDGKAGFWFVLQDLSVRTEGTFRLKLSLFDIGSGTNTVVPESQGPTHGKGPCLAHSFSEQFTVYSAKKFPGVIESTPLSKCFAQQGIKIPIRKDAPKEIVNANEYEADD, from the coding sequence ATGCCCCCCGCACCCATGAGTTCAAACCACACGCGCAATCTTATCGGCATGAATGCCGTCAACGCTTGTCGTCTCAACGACCTCGACGGCAAAGCCGGCTTCTGGTTCGTGCTGCAGGATCTGAGCGTCCGGACAGAGGGCACCTTTCGACTCAAGCTCAGCCTCTTCGACATTGGCAGCGGCACAAACACGGTGGTGCCCGAGAGTCAGGGCCCCACACACGGTAAAGGTCCTTGCCTTGCACACAGCTTCTCAGAGCAGTTTACAGTCTACTCTGCCAAGAAGTTCCCAGGTGTAATTGAGAGCACACCGCTCAGTAAGTGCTTTGCACAGCAGGGTATCAAGATACCGATACGGAAGGATGCACCAAAAGAAATAGTCAACGCAAACGAATATGAGGCGGATGATTAG